One window of Xylocopa sonorina isolate GNS202 chromosome 9, iyXylSono1_principal, whole genome shotgun sequence genomic DNA carries:
- the LOC143427209 gene encoding proteasome assembly chaperone 4 has protein sequence MGNQSEELSEPECSFKFHDFTVKVGDLSVACHIIKMENCVYVWVGDLNQNAMNDLSFAIGSPYEKEPLATKIMGPIANESSTSLAKRLSKKLSMAVYVSFNVQIDNLSLPILERKLRDEFNSHPEIF, from the coding sequence ATGGGAAACCAATCGGAGGAACTGTCGGAACCTGAATGTAGTTTTAAGTTTCACGATTTTACGGTCAAAGTTGGCGACTTGTCAGTCGCTTGCCACATAATTAAAATGGAAAATTGTGTTTACGTATGGGTGGGTGATCTCAACCAAAACGCCATGAACGACTTGTCTTTTGCAATCGGATCGCCTTACGAGAAGGAACCACTTGCAACGAAAATTATGGGACCAATCGCCAATGAATCTTCAACGAGTCTAGCCAAGAGGCTCTCAAAAAAACTTTCGATGGCTGTTTATGTCAGCTTCAATGTACAAATCGATAATCTGTCCTTACCTATCTTAGAAAGGAAGCTACGAGACGAGTTCAATTCGCATCCAGAGATTTTCTAA